Proteins encoded in a region of the Pseudomonas syringae KCTC 12500 genome:
- a CDS encoding MarR family winged helix-turn-helix transcriptional regulator → MKHFSPDNFESSLIGLLVGRTNALKDRMLDKYLLPYDVTFAQFKVLIIIAQFSTDTPVELCRHLSLDSGSMTRMLDRLEQKGLVVRQRSATDRRQVRLALTEQGQALCDLLPQIGADAMNDTFAALDSDEVESLKRILTKVLVAADDHITLTRLSFNPKAKR, encoded by the coding sequence ATGAAACATTTCAGCCCCGACAATTTTGAATCCAGCCTTATCGGGCTGCTGGTCGGTCGTACCAATGCGCTCAAAGACCGCATGCTCGACAAGTACCTGCTGCCCTATGACGTGACGTTCGCGCAGTTCAAGGTGCTGATCATCATTGCCCAGTTTTCTACCGATACCCCGGTGGAATTGTGTCGGCACCTGTCGCTGGACAGCGGTTCGATGACCCGCATGCTCGATCGCCTGGAACAGAAAGGGCTGGTGGTGCGCCAGCGCTCCGCGACCGATCGTCGTCAGGTGCGTCTGGCACTGACCGAGCAGGGGCAGGCGCTCTGCGATCTGCTGCCGCAGATTGGCGCGGACGCGATGAACGACACGTTCGCGGCGCTCGACAGTGACGAGGTCGAGAGCCTGAAAAGAATTCTCACCAAGGTGCTGGTGGCGGCTGATGACCACATCACCCTGACTCGTTTGAGCTTCAACCCCAAAGCTAAACGCTGA